A part of Paenibacillus donghaensis genomic DNA contains:
- a CDS encoding DUF6544 family protein — protein sequence MWIFFTILIFIAAVVIFFQLPGSKTMSEFRDSVDSSITKIEKQTDVFSEEDLVALPLPVQQFFRSCGYLGTPKMSYMKATFRNVDFKLSDKKTIKIDYVQYNFVKKPERFAYIDSSLICIPFEGFDSYDNGIGSMKGTFAKVIPLFNQQGENMNRSCLVTILAECFLVPHVALQDYITWKSIDDTHSEAMISYNGISASGVFTFDENGEVLSFKTSDRAAMDMNGSVRKAEWSAVYSDYQVNNGIRQPKVLKAIWYYPKEDSVYFNENQAGVVIEYY from the coding sequence ATGTGGATATTTTTCACCATATTAATTTTTATAGCGGCTGTTGTGATATTCTTTCAGTTGCCCGGTTCAAAAACTATGTCTGAATTTCGTGACAGTGTTGACAGCAGTATCACAAAGATAGAAAAACAAACAGATGTTTTTTCGGAAGAGGATTTAGTAGCGCTGCCTTTACCGGTACAACAGTTTTTTAGATCCTGCGGATATCTAGGTACACCTAAAATGTCATACATGAAGGCTACTTTTCGCAATGTAGATTTTAAACTATCTGATAAAAAAACAATAAAAATAGACTATGTGCAATATAATTTTGTGAAAAAACCGGAACGCTTCGCATATATTGATTCATCCTTGATTTGTATACCATTTGAAGGATTCGATTCATATGATAACGGCATTGGGAGCATGAAGGGGACCTTTGCCAAAGTCATTCCCCTGTTTAACCAGCAAGGTGAGAATATGAACAGGTCATGTCTCGTTACCATTCTTGCAGAATGCTTTCTGGTCCCCCATGTCGCTTTGCAGGATTATATAACATGGAAAAGCATCGACGATACTCATTCAGAAGCAATGATTTCGTATAATGGAATCTCAGCAAGCGGTGTTTTTACTTTTGACGAAAATGGAGAGGTACTATCTTTTAAAACCTCTGATAGAGCAGCCATGGATATGAATGGTTCCGTCCGGAAAGCGGAATGGTCGGCCGTTTACAGCGATTATCAGGTTAATAACGGTATCAGACAACCAAAGGTGTTAAAAGCAATCTGGTATTACCCGAAAGAAGACAGTGTTTATTTTAATGAAAATCAAGCCGGCGTCGTCATTGAGTACTATTAG
- a CDS encoding GNAT family N-acetyltransferase, whose amino-acid sequence MVEHECELGIETDEKYRGQGWGHRTLQGALLLAKQRGMTRVGWQC is encoded by the coding sequence GTGGTTGAACATGAATGTGAGCTGGGAATTGAAACGGACGAGAAGTATCGGGGTCAAGGCTGGGGCCACCGAACCTTGCAGGGAGCGCTGCTTCTCGCCAAACAGCGGGGAATGACTAGGGTGGGATGGCAATGCTGA
- a CDS encoding DUF4317 domain-containing protein yields MIKKEAAHIRKQFKMDHDLLNLYDILNVYIMKETNEIYHCERQPFAMLDREKQELYMGNFRKLLTGELDQKLFELKFLEEAEEPSQVMLHQGLVTGDPEEWQDLMLMLVDKMLVDTKYEKDTVITFVRGQYSRPTKGRNDEAEETGKDEVFAHPFILCSVNSTEQQRKTLLFDYVEREFKYNVMVDPIIKLSTPEQGFFYPSVTDNYSDVNRVLYCTGSANNPNPHFIEQVLNAERSVTAYEERTIFEDIVKEVVGEQLDITTLAQVYEEVHQVMETNEDEEEPPKLDYKDVERVLMASGVEHVTSEKVERAFETIIDDRNYELKASSVMPKFTSKSIKIDTKVATISISPQDLKYVKQVNYQGKRCIMIEIDEDVVIEGFTLSTETL; encoded by the coding sequence ATGATAAAGAAAGAAGCCGCACATATACGTAAGCAATTTAAAATGGATCACGATTTGTTGAATCTGTACGACATTCTCAACGTGTACATTATGAAGGAAACCAACGAGATCTACCATTGTGAGCGCCAGCCGTTTGCCATGCTGGACCGGGAGAAGCAGGAGCTGTACATGGGCAATTTCCGGAAACTGCTGACCGGCGAACTGGATCAGAAACTGTTCGAATTGAAGTTTCTGGAGGAAGCAGAGGAGCCGTCGCAGGTAATGCTTCACCAGGGTCTGGTGACAGGTGATCCGGAAGAATGGCAGGACCTGATGCTGATGCTCGTGGACAAAATGCTGGTGGATACCAAGTATGAAAAGGATACAGTGATCACGTTTGTTCGCGGACAGTATTCACGCCCGACCAAGGGCAGAAATGATGAAGCTGAAGAGACCGGGAAGGACGAAGTGTTCGCGCATCCGTTCATTCTTTGCAGCGTGAATTCCACGGAACAGCAGCGGAAAACGCTCTTGTTTGATTATGTGGAGAGGGAATTTAAGTACAATGTCATGGTGGATCCGATCATCAAGTTAAGCACGCCGGAACAGGGGTTCTTCTACCCGAGTGTGACGGACAACTACTCTGATGTGAACCGCGTACTGTATTGCACGGGGAGCGCGAATAATCCAAATCCGCATTTCATCGAACAGGTTTTGAATGCGGAAAGGTCTGTGACGGCATACGAAGAGAGAACGATCTTCGAAGATATTGTCAAGGAAGTGGTGGGGGAGCAGCTCGACATAACCACCCTTGCACAGGTGTATGAGGAAGTCCACCAGGTAATGGAAACGAACGAGGATGAGGAAGAACCGCCGAAGCTGGATTATAAAGATGTGGAACGTGTGCTGATGGCAAGCGGTGTAGAGCACGTGACATCGGAAAAAGTGGAACGGGCATTCGAAACGATCATCGATGATAGGAACTATGAACTGAAGGCGAGCAGCGTGATGCCCAAATTCACTTCCAAATCGATTAAGATCGATACAAAGGTTGCCACGATCTCGATCAGTCCGCAGGATCTGAAGTATGTGAAACAGGTCAATTATCAAGGGAAACGTTGCATTATGATTGAGATAGATGAAGATGTGGTGATCGAAGGATTTACGCTCAGTACAGAGACGTTATAG
- a CDS encoding GNAT family N-acetyltransferase produces MENNSKELVFIATIDEAAVGFCCTQLFKSMCYRSYYAEITELFVVEEYRKQGVATALMATAEDYFKDKNVKRYQLFTGKQNEIAQAFYEKNGYTKSEEQMYRKRV; encoded by the coding sequence ATTGAAAACAATAGTAAGGAATTGGTTTTTATTGCGACTATTGATGAGGCAGCAGTGGGCTTCTGTTGTACGCAGCTTTTTAAGTCCATGTGTTACCGTTCTTATTATGCGGAGATTACGGAGCTTTTTGTAGTAGAAGAATACCGTAAGCAAGGGGTTGCCACCGCGTTAATGGCAACTGCAGAGGATTATTTCAAGGATAAAAATGTGAAGAGGTATCAGTTGTTTACGGGGAAGCAGAATGAAATTGCCCAAGCTTTTTATGAGAAGAATGGATATACAAAATCAGAGGAGCAGATGTACAGAAAGAGGGTATGA
- the aac(6') gene encoding aminoglycoside 6'-N-acetyltransferase: MSIVKADASNLKEWVQLSAKLFTDESFDELYKAYADFLITQKEIGFLYRRNNRSVAFINVSIRHDYVNGTDTSPVVFIEALYVLPQYRQQGIARELLSQAEQFAKESGVAQLASDCLLQNTNSELFHKSCGFEEKERVICFVKNVNRGFGLSESDE; this comes from the coding sequence ATGAGTATAGTCAAAGCAGATGCATCCAACTTGAAGGAATGGGTCCAATTGTCTGCAAAGCTATTCACTGATGAATCATTCGATGAATTGTATAAAGCGTATGCTGATTTTCTAATCACGCAAAAGGAAATAGGATTTTTGTATCGGCGAAACAATAGGAGTGTTGCTTTCATTAATGTATCCATACGCCATGACTATGTGAATGGAACCGACACTTCACCAGTGGTATTTATTGAAGCTCTTTATGTACTTCCCCAGTACCGCCAGCAAGGTATTGCGCGAGAATTACTTTCACAGGCAGAACAATTTGCAAAAGAAAGCGGAGTAGCGCAGCTTGCATCTGATTGTTTGCTCCAGAATACGAATAGCGAATTGTTTCATAAGAGCTGTGGGTTTGAAGAAAAAGAGCGAGTCATCTGTTTTGTTAAAAATGTAAATCGAGGTTTCGGCCTTAGTGAGTCAGATGAATAA
- a CDS encoding DUF4256 domain-containing protein, with product MVNEKKELFLEQQEALLGVLKARFEKNMNRHEGLEWDKVKLKLEADKGKLWSVHEMERTGGEPDVVGYDEESGEYIVCDCSVESPKGRRSVCYDVEALNARKQNKPENSAMEMAAELGIELLTEEQYRELQKLGDFDTKTSSWVRTPSDIRKLGGAIFADFRYGQVFVYHNGAESYYGARGFRGLLRV from the coding sequence GTGGTAAATGAAAAAAAGGAGTTATTCCTGGAACAACAAGAAGCGCTGCTTGGCGTGTTAAAAGCCCGCTTTGAGAAAAACATGAATCGCCACGAGGGATTGGAATGGGACAAAGTGAAACTAAAGCTGGAAGCCGATAAAGGGAAATTATGGTCCGTTCATGAGATGGAAAGAACCGGCGGTGAACCGGATGTAGTTGGTTATGATGAAGAGTCGGGAGAATACATTGTCTGTGACTGCTCAGTTGAAAGCCCCAAAGGGCGCAGAAGTGTATGTTACGACGTCGAGGCCTTGAACGCAAGGAAACAAAATAAACCGGAAAATAGCGCCATGGAAATGGCGGCTGAACTGGGTATTGAGCTTCTAACGGAAGAACAATATCGGGAGTTGCAGAAACTTGGGGATTTCGATACAAAAACATCAAGTTGGGTGAGAACACCTTCCGATATCAGAAAGCTCGGCGGTGCAATTTTTGCTGATTTCCGTTATGGACAGGTCTTCGTTTATCATAATGGTGCAGAATCGTATTATGGCGCCAGGGGTTTCCGTGGCTTGCTTCGGGTTTGA
- a CDS encoding SEC-C metal-binding domain-containing protein, whose translation MGQKPSPVKSAKVGRNDPCPCSSGLKDKKCCGK comes from the coding sequence TTGGGTCAAAAGCCTTCACCCGTTAAAAGTGCGAAAGTTGGGCGAAACGATCCATGTCCTTGCAGCAGCGGTCTGAAGGATAAAAAATGCTGCGGGAAGTGA